The genomic interval GCGCCTGCGGCGCGACGCCTCGCGGTCGCGCTCGTCCTGGTCGGGATCTACGGGCTCCTGCGGGTCTACGCGCCGCCCGGCTTCGGCGCCGAGGCCGGATACGTCGCGCTCTTCGCCGCCGTGGCCGCGCTCGCGCTGCGCCTGGTGCGCGACGACGTCGGGGCCATCGGTTTCCTCCAGGTGACGGCGCTCGGCGCGCTCGGCGTCCTCTACGGCGACGCGTGGGCCAGCGAGCATCATGCCGCGGCGCTCCGGGGCGCGTGGCTGCCGCTCGTCGTCGCCGGGCTCGCGTGGCTCCCGATCGCAGTCGACGGGCTCGTCGCCATGGCGATCGGTCGGCGCGGCGTGCGGGCCGGGCTCGAGCTCGCGTGCGGGCTCGCGGCGCTGGTGGCGACGGCGCATCCGCTGTCGACCGCGCCGTTCGTCGAGGACGTCGTGACGGCCGTGCCGCCCGCCGCGGGCACGCCCGACGTGATCCTCGTGTCGCTCGATACGACGCGCGCCGATCACCTGTCGACGTACGGCTACGGGCGCGAGACGTCCCCCAACCTGACCGCGTTCGCGGGCGACGCGCTCCTGTTCACCCAGGCGCGGAGCCCGGCGGGATGGACGCTGCCCGGACACGCCTCCATGCTGACGGGGCTCTATCCGAGCCGGCACGGCGCCCAGCTCGCCGGCACCTGGCAGGAGGGCGAGTCGATCGACGGGCGGCGCAACGTCGCCTACCCGCTCGCCGCGGATCGCACGACGCTGGCCGAGGCGCTGCGCGATCACGGCTATCGGACGGCGGGTTTCGTCGCGAACTTCTCGTACCTCTACCGCGACTACGGCATCGCGCAGGGATTTGGACACTACGAGGACGCGCCGGGTCTCCTCCTCCGCGTGCACCCGCCGGTCATCCGGCTCGCCCGCGCGTTCTCGCCGAGCTTCTGTCTCAAGCCGTATCGCCACGCGCGCGACATCAACGCGGCCGCCCTCGCGTGGCTGGACCAGGCGCCGGCCGGCCGGCCGGTCTTCATGTTCCTCAACTACATGGAGCCGCACCAGCCGTGGATGGCCGACGCGCCGTACGACCGCTGGGCGTGGGAGCAGCCGGGTGCGTCCGCGCTCGCGCAGCGCGACCTCTACACCCACGAGGTGCGCCGGTTCGCGCCGGACGAGCTCGGCTTCATCGTCGCCTCGTACGACGGGCAGCTCGCGGCCATGGACGCCGCTCTGGGCGAGCTGATGGCGGCGCTCAAGTCCCGCGGGCGATACGAGGACGCGCTCGTCATCGTGACCGCGGACCATGGCGAGCTCCTGGGCGAGCACGGCAGCGTCGGGCACATGGGGCGCATGCTCTACGAGCCCCTGGTGCACGTCCCGCTGGTCGTGAAGTTCCCGGGTGCGGGACGCGCGCGCGGCCGGGACGACACGGCGGTGCAGCTGGTCGACATCGTTCCGACCGCCGTCCAGGTGGCCGGGGCGCGTACCATCGCGGGCGTCCAGGGCCAGGCACTGCCCCACGTGACGCACGCCATCCTCGCCGAGGAGGGGATCAACCCCTTCCTCGTCTCGTCGTACGGCCCGACGTACGATCGCGCCGTCCGCGTCCTGTACGACGGCACGGACAAGCTCATCACGACCTCGCGCGGCGACCGCATGTTGTTTGATCTGGCGCGCGATCCGGAAGAAGCAGACAATCTGGCGGCACGAGAACCCGAGCGCACGGCCGAGCTCTCGCGTCGCATGGAGGCCGCCTTCGGCACGACCGTGGCGGCCGCCACGACGGACAAGCAGGTGAACTGAGATGCGTCCGAACCCCGACCAGACCAAGGCATCGACCCAGGGACGCCCGAACCGCGTGACCTCGATGGCGCGCTGGCTCTCGCGCAAACGCGGCAGCGCGGCGGCGACCGCCCCCAAGGTCTCCGTCGTGATCCCGGTGTACAACGCCGAAACGACCCTGACCGAGTGCCTGACGCGGCTCTACGAGTCGCGCTTCCAGGACTTCGAGGCGATCGTGGTAGATGACGGCTCCACCGACCAGTCGTCGACGATTGCAGGAACCTTCCCGGTTCGGATCGTGCCCACGGCCGGCCGGGTCGGCCCCGCCGCGGCGCGCAACCTGGGCGCACGCATGGCGACGGGCGAGGTGCTCTTCTTCATCGATTCGGACGTCATGGTGCGCCCGGAGACCTTGCCGCTGCTGGCCGAGTCCTTCGAGGCGGGCGACGTCGACGGGCTGTGCGGAGTGCAGGCCGCGCAGATGCGGTACACGAACCTCGCCAGCCAGTACAAAAACCTCTGGATGCGCTGGACCTACTTGAGGCAGACTGGCGACGTGCCGCTTTTCTATACGACCGCAGCCGCCATCCGGCGGGAGGCCTTCCTGCGTGTGGGCGGCTTCGACCAGGGGTACGCCACTCCCAACGTCGAGGACACCGCGTTCGGCCAGAAGCTCGCCCGGCTCGGGGTCCGCGTCCGCGTGCATCCCGACCTCGAGGTCGAGCACGTGAAGCAATACAACCTCTGGAGCATGCTCCGCACCGACTTCATGCGCTCGGTGTCGCTGACGCGGCTCAAGCTCCGCCATCCGAGCGACCTCGCGCAGAACAACACCTCCGTTCCTTCGAGCT from Candidatus Eisenbacteria bacterium carries:
- a CDS encoding sulfatase — encoded protein: MTSRLTGAVRGVALGMVAGLVWAVVEAALAWSSGSFVAGDVAIRLLALDVLVAAVAGLVCGAVAPAARRLAVALVLVGIYGLLRVYAPPGFGAEAGYVALFAAVAALALRLVRDDVGAIGFLQVTALGALGVLYGDAWASEHHAAALRGAWLPLVVAGLAWLPIAVDGLVAMAIGRRGVRAGLELACGLAALVATAHPLSTAPFVEDVVTAVPPAAGTPDVILVSLDTTRADHLSTYGYGRETSPNLTAFAGDALLFTQARSPAGWTLPGHASMLTGLYPSRHGAQLAGTWQEGESIDGRRNVAYPLAADRTTLAEALRDHGYRTAGFVANFSYLYRDYGIAQGFGHYEDAPGLLLRVHPPVIRLARAFSPSFCLKPYRHARDINAAALAWLDQAPAGRPVFMFLNYMEPHQPWMADAPYDRWAWEQPGASALAQRDLYTHEVRRFAPDELGFIVASYDGQLAAMDAALGELMAALKSRGRYEDALVIVTADHGELLGEHGSVGHMGRMLYEPLVHVPLVVKFPGAGRARGRDDTAVQLVDIVPTAVQVAGARTIAGVQGQALPHVTHAILAEEGINPFLVSSYGPTYDRAVRVLYDGTDKLITTSRGDRMLFDLARDPEEADNLAAREPERTAELSRRMEAAFGTTVAAATTDKQVN
- a CDS encoding glycosyltransferase family 2 protein produces the protein MRPNPDQTKASTQGRPNRVTSMARWLSRKRGSAAATAPKVSVVIPVYNAETTLTECLTRLYESRFQDFEAIVVDDGSTDQSSTIAGTFPVRIVPTAGRVGPAAARNLGARMATGEVLFFIDSDVMVRPETLPLLAESFEAGDVDGLCGVQAAQMRYTNLASQYKNLWMRWTYLRQTGDVPLFYTTAAAIRREAFLRVGGFDQGYATPNVEDTAFGQKLARLGVRVRVHPDLEVEHVKQYNLWSMLRTDFMRSVSLTRLKLRHPSDLAQNNTSVPSSYVASVPLACLTLLIALVGLAFRLPGTAALAGAGVAGVMGLNWEFLTAIRRADGWLRMLAAVPVLWAELLVAGAGTAAGMASYPFGRRY